From a single Montipora foliosa isolate CH-2021 unplaced genomic scaffold, ASM3666993v2 scaffold_411, whole genome shotgun sequence genomic region:
- the LOC137988202 gene encoding uncharacterized protein, protein MAEKGKKPKGGRRCVAGAPNKTSCGNNSHTEGITMHQFPTDPVVRAQWVRFVQKHRVDFGEPVNKYASLCSAHFEESCFTRNRSILESMAASNVRRVLIKGSVPTRDTVLPPSAEEFLTERNKRKLKRDALATSAVQPATKRRRGELHVLDAATACTETFTSTSDVPASMPFCPPDDMPDCPPDNVEPVQPPPLAAPTAESTSLSMSSVTPEPPVTATTFSTPATATEKCKACLEKSKKCSTLRKGNLRLRRKVAELKQTIRELQSRVPDETEEEPVESEEEPHDSAESDQPHPVHAAATCMSSADTESDIEEYKDDIDYTFASAEESTESETNFDGNPEESSNNEVRVDPDMPEYEQPKFIVFYWQLVGLFTMFCFKCREAGPSVTMKSFGTMVTATQHCMKCKQSYEWQSQPTLHGKIPAGNLLLSFAILMAGASISKTLLIFRHMGLSVYAARTYFRHQRDFLFPIVLHYWEIYRENLVKELKTLKDVVWTGDGRFDSMGHSAKYGAYTMLCTTIMKIVHFEVVQANETSGSQQTELEGCKRSFAFLKQLGLTVSVFISDRHRGIGKWIRESCPGTKHYFDIWHVARSITKKLLKGSKEKGCEIIACWIKGIRKHLYWCATSTKGGFGSLIAAKWNSFLRHVANKHTEHPNPLYTKCNHGELEQRKWIKIGTAAYQKLHGLLTNKTLVNDIKKLSSDAQTSCLEGFHATLNHWHPKMICYSWLGTFCRHVLASLHFNENVQRETQIGENGQYLKVCYPKYKLGEEVVRDVKTPPTYGYVDEMKKLLFSLSRAMMKEKFTGYSSKAPKSLTSQFPDRVGRTEAVEAYNRRMKQNTNTQLFPTGEEQNALLNATQESESSQSKSTRKATNTCRTCKQPMRGHSKAKCQQNAGY, encoded by the exons ATGGCGGAAAAGGGAAAGAAACCGAAGGGAGGAAGACGCTGCGTCGCTGGCGCCCCGAATAAAACGAGCTGTGGGAATAATTCACACACAGAGGGAATTACGATGCACCAGTTTCCCACTGATCCGGTAGTCAGAGCACAGTGGGTTCGCTTCGTGCAGAAACATCGAGTTGATTTCGGCGAGCCTGTGAATAAGTACGCGTCCTTGTGTTCAGCTCACTTTGAGGAAAGTTGTTTTACGCGTAATCGGTCAATTCTGGAGAGTATGGCCGCCTCAAATGTTAGAAGAGTGCTCATAAAAGGCTCTGTACCAACCAGGGACACGGTGTTACCGCCAAGTGCAGAAGAATTTCTTacagaaagaaacaaaagaaag TTAAAAAGAGACGCACTTGCAACATCGGCAGTTCAACCAGCTACTAAAAGGCGGAGAGGAGAGCTCCATGTGCTAGATGCTGCGACTGCATGTACTGAAACATTTACCTCTACTTCTGATGTTCCTGCATCGATGCCTTTCTGTCCTCCAGATGACATGCCTGACTGCCCTCCAGATAATGTGGAACCCGTTCAACCTCCCCCATTAGCTGCTCCTACTGCTGAATCCACCAGTCTTTCCATGTCCTCTGTTACCCCTGAACCACCTGTTACAGCTACAACATTTTCAACTCCTGCCACTGCCACGGAAAAGTGCAAAGCATGTTTGGAGAAATCAAAGAAATGCAGCACTCTGAGGAAAGGAAATCTTCGGTTGAGACGAAAGGTTGCCGAATTAAAGCAAACCATCAGAGAGCTTCAGAGT AGAGTACCAGATGAAACTGAAGAGGAGCCAGTTGAATCTGAGGAAGAGCCACATGATAGTGCTGAAAGTGATCAACCACATCCAGTGCATGCTGCAGCTACCTGTATGTCATCTGCAGACACAGAAAGTGATATTGAAGAATACAAAGATGACATTGACTACACATTTGCTTCAGCAGAGGAAAGTACAGAAAGTGAAACCAATTTTGATGGAAACCCAGAGGAGTCTTCCAACAATGAAGTCAG AGTTGATCCAGATATGCCTGAATATGAGCAGCCAAAGTTTATTGTATTTTACTGGCAACTGGTAGGCCTATTCACCATGTTCTGCTTCAAGTGCAGGGAAGCTGGACCGTCGGTCACAATGAAGAGCTTTGGAACCATGGTTACAGCAACACAACATTGCATGAAATGTAAACAGTCATATGAGTGGCAGTCCCAGCCTACACTGCATGGGAAAATTCCCGCTGGAAACTTACTTTTAAGTTTTGCTATTTTGATGGCCGGTGCTTCTATAAGCAAAACCTTGCTTATTTTCCGCCATATGGGTCTCTCTGTCTACGCTGCAAGGACGTACTTCAGGCATCAACGAGATTTCTTATTCCCAATTGTCCTTCACTACTGGGAGATCTACAGGGAAAATCTTGTCaaagagttgaaaacactgAAGGATGTAGTATGGACTGGTGATGGAAGGTTTGATTCCATGGGGCATTCGGCAAAGTATGGGGCTTATACCATGCTTTGCACCACCATTATGAAGATCGTGCATTTTGAAGTAGTTCAG GCAAATGAGACCAGTGGCAGCCAGCAGACTGAACTAGAAGGATGCAAGCGAAGTTTTGCTTTCTTGAAGCAGCTTGGTTTGACAGTATCAGTATTTATTTCAGACCGCCACAGGGGCATTGGGAAGTGGATTAGAGAGTCATGTCCAGGAACAAAACATTACTTTGACATTTGGCATGTTGCCAGGTCTATCACTAAAAAACTTCTCAAGGGTAGTAAAGAGAAAGGGTGTGAAATTATAGCCTGTTGGATCAAAGGGATTCGGAAACATCTTTACTGGTGTGCAACTTCTACCAAAGGAGGATTTGGTTCACTGATTGCTGCTAAGTGGAATTCCTTTCTACGCCATGTTGCTAACAAGCATACAGAGCATCCAAATCCGTTGTACACAAAGTGTAATCACGGAGAACTAGAACAAAGAAAATGGATTAAAATTG GCACAGCAGCCTATCAGAAACTACATGGCTTGTTGACTAACAAAACCCTTGTGAATGATATTAAAAAGTTGTCTTCTGACGCTCAGACAAGTTGCTTGGAGGGGTTTCATGCGACGTTAAATCACTGGCACCCCAAGATGATTTGTTACTCGTGGTTGGGAACCTTTTGCAG GCATGTGTTAGCAAGCCTccattttaatgaaaatgtCCAGAGAGAGACACAGATTGGAGAAAATGGTCAATACCTTAAAGTGTGTTACCCAAAATACAAACTTGGAGAGGAAGTCGTCCGTGATGTCAAGACTCCCCCAACTTAtg GTTATGTGGATGAGATGAAGAAGTTGCTATTTAGTTTGTCGAGGGCCATGATGAAAGAGAAATTCACAGGATACTCCTCTAAGGCTCCCAAATCACTGACCTCCCAGTTTCCTGACAGAGTGGGAAGAACAGAGGCAGTAGAAGCATACAATAGACGAATGAAACAGAATACCAATACACAACTCTTCCCTACTG GAGAGGAACAAAATGCCTTACTGAATGCTACTCAAGAAAGTGAGTCCTCCCAGTCCAAATCCACAAGGAAAGCAACTAACACTTGTCGCACGTGCAAGCAACCAATGCGTGGTCATTCAAAAGCAAAGTGTCAACAGAATGCAGGATATTAA